One stretch of Saccharopolyspora erythraea DNA includes these proteins:
- a CDS encoding phosphate/phosphite/phosphonate ABC transporter substrate-binding protein, translated as MTVLSTMRRRTVAAIGAAIAVLGVAACGPSAAETGDDALVFGIIPYENSSSVGQNYQPIVDLIGRETGKRIQVETVTDYAALIEGQRAGTIDLAFYGGISYVLAKDSGAGIQPVAVPVLERGAPSGYHSYVIAKAGSGIASLADLRGKRVCFVDPNSTSGYLYPLGGLAEAGLREGDYTPQYAGGHDASVLAVRDGDCDAGAVNDVMLEKILPKQGEIDPGAFVKIWTSQPIVNPPLAISERVDPQLRETITKVVAEKGNADALKVKDIAGFWGFVPVDDQAFEPIRDVCRVTGAQICKTG; from the coding sequence GTGACCGTGTTGAGCACCATGAGAAGACGAACCGTTGCAGCCATCGGGGCTGCGATCGCCGTGCTCGGCGTTGCCGCGTGCGGGCCCAGCGCCGCGGAGACCGGTGACGATGCCCTCGTCTTCGGCATCATCCCGTACGAGAACTCCAGCTCGGTGGGGCAGAACTACCAGCCGATCGTCGACCTGATCGGCAGGGAGACCGGAAAGCGGATCCAGGTCGAAACGGTCACCGACTACGCCGCATTGATCGAAGGCCAGCGGGCCGGCACCATCGACCTCGCATTCTACGGAGGGATCTCCTACGTCCTGGCCAAGGACTCCGGCGCCGGAATCCAGCCGGTCGCGGTTCCGGTGCTCGAACGGGGTGCGCCCTCCGGCTATCACTCGTACGTGATCGCCAAGGCCGGAAGCGGCATCGCCTCGCTGGCAGATCTGCGAGGCAAGCGCGTGTGCTTCGTCGACCCCAATTCCACGTCCGGATATCTCTACCCGCTCGGCGGCCTCGCCGAGGCCGGCCTACGGGAGGGCGACTACACCCCTCAGTACGCCGGCGGACATGATGCGTCGGTCCTCGCGGTCCGCGACGGTGACTGCGATGCTGGTGCCGTCAACGATGTCATGCTGGAGAAGATCCTTCCGAAGCAGGGAGAAATCGATCCTGGGGCGTTCGTGAAGATCTGGACCTCTCAGCCGATCGTCAATCCGCCGCTTGCGATTTCGGAGAGGGTGGACCCGCAACTGCGCGAGACCATCACCAAGGTCGTCGCGGAGAAGGGCAACGCCGACGCGTTGAAGGTCAAGGACATCGCCGGGTTCTGGGGGTTCGTGCCGGTCGACGACCAGGCTTTCGAACCGATCCGCGACGTCTGCCGCGTGACCGGTGCGCAGATCTGCAAGACCGGCTGA
- a CDS encoding ArsI/CadI family heavy metal resistance metalloenzyme, whose translation MARVQLALKVSDLEASIDFYSKLFNTKPTKLRPGYANFAVAEPPLKLVLLEGEPDRATVFDHLGVEVDSTEQVDGATKRLADEGLETTTEEEVACCYASMDRVWVYGPGKEPWEVYVVKGEANTTGDGGSLSMRELNRALLARQLLLDRRKLRLTNVLEHLVGLNAENPDSPYIGLWSRLEDFRFSALAELINEREAGTSRQMRGAKHLTSAADVMALRPWVQPLLEDRLQSKHGDALEGVDLAELVTAAKTHLAEKPLTHEQLGKALAERWPQHDTEALAQAAEHLLPLVQVPAGNAGEVAANSTVEAWFGRPVDEYAEPDKIVLRYLSVFGPAAIRDAEYWSGIKGLKEVFERLRPQLKTFRDERGKELFDLPNAPRPGAEAPAPVRFLPESDNLLLSHADRHRIITDDDAGKVFDTDDSCRATVLVDGYVGGTWSVEQKDGTAVLTVQPFKPLSDEDSAAVREEGARLLAAVAAEAGAHEIEIAPAG comes from the coding sequence ATGGCGCGTGTCCAGCTAGCCCTCAAGGTCTCGGACCTTGAAGCTTCGATCGACTTCTACTCAAAGCTGTTCAACACCAAGCCGACCAAGCTCCGGCCGGGCTACGCCAACTTCGCCGTCGCCGAGCCCCCACTGAAGCTCGTGCTTTTGGAGGGCGAGCCCGACCGAGCGACGGTCTTCGATCACCTCGGCGTGGAGGTGGACTCCACCGAGCAGGTGGACGGCGCGACCAAGCGCCTGGCAGACGAAGGACTCGAGACCACCACCGAAGAAGAGGTCGCGTGCTGCTACGCGTCGATGGACCGAGTGTGGGTGTACGGCCCAGGAAAGGAGCCGTGGGAGGTCTACGTCGTCAAGGGCGAGGCCAACACGACCGGCGACGGCGGGTCGCTCAGCATGCGCGAACTCAACCGCGCCCTGCTCGCCCGGCAACTCCTGCTCGACCGCCGCAAGCTGCGCCTCACCAACGTGCTCGAGCACCTGGTCGGCCTCAACGCCGAGAACCCCGACTCGCCCTACATCGGCCTGTGGAGCCGCCTCGAGGACTTCCGCTTCAGCGCTCTCGCCGAACTGATCAACGAGCGAGAGGCAGGTACGAGTCGGCAGATGCGCGGGGCCAAGCACCTGACCAGCGCTGCCGACGTCATGGCGCTGCGCCCCTGGGTCCAGCCCCTGCTCGAGGACCGGCTCCAGAGCAAGCACGGAGACGCCCTGGAGGGAGTCGACCTCGCGGAGCTCGTCACAGCCGCGAAGACCCACCTCGCCGAAAAGCCGCTCACCCACGAGCAACTCGGCAAGGCTCTCGCCGAGCGCTGGCCGCAGCACGACACCGAAGCGCTGGCACAGGCAGCAGAACACTTGCTACCGCTTGTCCAGGTTCCCGCGGGCAACGCGGGTGAGGTCGCCGCGAACAGCACCGTCGAGGCGTGGTTCGGCCGCCCGGTCGACGAGTACGCCGAACCGGACAAGATCGTTCTTCGCTACCTCTCCGTGTTCGGCCCCGCCGCGATCCGGGACGCCGAGTACTGGTCCGGCATCAAGGGCCTGAAGGAGGTCTTCGAACGGTTGAGGCCCCAGCTGAAGACCTTCCGCGACGAGCGCGGCAAGGAGTTGTTCGACCTGCCGAACGCACCTCGTCCCGGCGCGGAGGCGCCGGCCCCGGTGCGCTTCCTCCCCGAGTCCGACAACCTCCTGCTGTCGCACGCCGACCGCCACCGGATCATCACCGATGACGACGCCGGCAAGGTGTTCGACACGGACGACAGCTGCCGGGCCACCGTCCTGGTCGACGGCTACGTCGGCGGCACCTGGAGCGTGGAGCAGAAGGACGGCACCGCGGTCCTCACCGTCCAGCCCTTCAAGCCCCTGTCCGATGAGGACAGTGCGGCGGTGCGCGAGGAAGGCGCCCGGCTTCTGGCCGCCGTCGCCGCGGAAGCCGGGGCGCACGAGATCGAGATCGCCCCGGCGGGCTGA
- the phnE gene encoding phosphonate ABC transporter, permease protein PhnE, with protein sequence MKTVTAGPHMAQKPDVSRNAGLRPPAPPTTVAALVLVFLVGLGIWSLVDLRINIATLLDSYGNAIGFLRRIWPLEFPPLSDVVRQVGMTLSVVLLATLLSVLLSIPLAVAAAANTKRTEVGRMCARAGIVVARVVPDVVMAIVFVRFFGLGVLPGVLAMGLHSVGMIGKLYADALEQIDPGPREALRAAGASRAQQLWTGVFPLVLPAFVAVGLHRFDINLRISAILGFVGVAGIGMEMSEAFARLNFALGVAWALILLTLCVLVEWISATLRRALLRDTTREGARPKALSARIPRGDSAAVGTSRSSRGLPSVSPPWSARRVRRYLYGGLSVAAVLWALVGSGVLDSQARGGIAGLLTTLGHFWPPGAAGAMDELMEALRLTIQIGCAATLIGAMLAIPAGSLAARNVAPSRRVYLLFRGAILMIRAMPELVLAIVLVVIVGLGPVAGTLALAIGATGLLGKLVADSLEEVDPGPGEALRATGASRLQVYVAATLPQALGAVVGDTLYQLDVNIRAATLLGIVGGGGVGFFLLQSTRTREYEVVTLIMLMTFAVVLVLELTAMWLRRLLR encoded by the coding sequence ATGAAGACCGTGACCGCTGGACCTCACATGGCCCAAAAGCCGGACGTGTCGAGAAACGCGGGGCTCCGCCCGCCTGCTCCGCCGACTACCGTCGCCGCCCTCGTACTGGTCTTTCTGGTCGGGCTCGGTATCTGGTCGCTGGTCGACCTCCGCATCAACATCGCCACTCTTCTCGACAGCTACGGCAACGCGATCGGCTTCCTCCGTCGAATCTGGCCGCTGGAGTTCCCGCCACTCTCCGACGTCGTGCGCCAGGTGGGGATGACGCTGTCCGTCGTGCTGCTCGCCACCCTCCTCTCGGTGCTGCTGAGCATCCCGTTGGCGGTCGCCGCCGCAGCGAACACCAAGCGGACCGAAGTCGGCCGGATGTGCGCACGCGCGGGCATCGTCGTCGCCCGGGTCGTGCCGGACGTCGTGATGGCGATCGTCTTTGTCCGGTTCTTCGGGCTCGGTGTGCTGCCGGGTGTGCTGGCCATGGGGCTTCATTCCGTCGGCATGATCGGCAAGCTCTACGCCGATGCGCTCGAGCAGATCGATCCTGGTCCACGCGAAGCGCTCCGCGCTGCCGGGGCGAGCCGAGCGCAGCAACTCTGGACGGGGGTGTTCCCGCTCGTTCTGCCTGCGTTCGTGGCAGTCGGCCTGCATCGTTTCGACATCAACTTGCGGATTTCGGCGATCCTGGGGTTCGTCGGGGTGGCCGGGATCGGTATGGAGATGTCGGAAGCCTTCGCGCGCCTGAACTTCGCCCTGGGCGTGGCGTGGGCTCTCATCCTGCTGACCCTGTGCGTGCTTGTGGAATGGATTTCGGCAACGCTACGCCGGGCGCTGCTGCGGGACACCACCCGCGAGGGGGCCAGGCCGAAAGCCCTCAGCGCTCGGATCCCGCGGGGCGACTCGGCTGCGGTGGGGACGAGCCGGAGCTCGCGGGGACTGCCCAGCGTGTCGCCACCCTGGTCGGCCAGGCGGGTTCGCAGGTATCTCTACGGCGGTCTGTCTGTGGCAGCCGTGTTGTGGGCGCTTGTGGGCAGCGGTGTGCTCGATAGCCAGGCCAGAGGTGGTATCGCAGGTCTTCTCACCACACTCGGGCATTTCTGGCCGCCGGGAGCCGCAGGCGCAATGGACGAGCTGATGGAGGCACTGCGGCTGACCATCCAGATCGGCTGCGCGGCAACCTTGATCGGTGCCATGCTGGCCATCCCGGCGGGCTCGCTCGCCGCCAGGAACGTCGCTCCCAGCCGACGGGTATACCTGCTCTTCCGTGGGGCAATCCTGATGATTCGCGCGATGCCCGAGCTCGTTCTGGCGATCGTCCTGGTGGTCATCGTGGGGCTCGGCCCGGTTGCGGGAACGCTGGCGTTGGCCATCGGAGCGACAGGGCTTCTGGGCAAGCTCGTGGCTGATTCCCTGGAAGAGGTGGATCCGGGGCCAGGGGAGGCTCTGCGCGCAACCGGTGCCTCGCGGCTTCAGGTCTACGTCGCCGCCACACTGCCCCAAGCCCTGGGCGCAGTCGTGGGTGACACCCTCTACCAGCTCGACGTCAACATCCGTGCCGCCACGCTCCTGGGCATCGTCGGCGGCGGTGGAGTCGGCTTCTTCCTGCTGCAGTCGACGCGGACACGCGAGTACGAGGTCGTCACCCTCATCATGCTCATGACGTTCGCGGTCGTTCTCGTCCTGGAACTGACGGCGATGTGGCTGCGGCGGCTGCTCCGGTGA
- a CDS encoding permease codes for MTADEQLEPHAQEAAMHSWSETLFIFGALFVELVALFLIVGFVATLINRRVGDKRLQAWLGGGRIVAPLKGVVLGAITPFCSCSTIPVLVGLVRAGTPFSACTAFLISSPLLDPIILGIVGLLFGWKIMIGYGIVTFILTVLISLAWERLGLERYVKKVRVQGSWNPDTPWAGLRAEAGPAWRQTTSAFRPMILPMVIGISVGAVIYGAVPQTFLTTVAGPGVALAVPIAALIGIPLYIRMESALPVGLALSSAGMGLGPIFALLIGGAGASLPEVSMLTGIFKPPLVAAFVGSILTVAITGGLMIPLIA; via the coding sequence GTGACCGCCGACGAACAGCTCGAGCCCCACGCACAGGAGGCGGCGATGCATAGCTGGAGCGAGACGCTCTTCATCTTCGGCGCACTCTTCGTCGAGCTGGTGGCGCTGTTCCTGATCGTCGGGTTCGTCGCAACGTTGATCAACAGGCGAGTGGGCGACAAGCGCCTCCAGGCATGGCTCGGAGGCGGACGCATCGTCGCTCCGCTGAAGGGCGTCGTACTCGGTGCGATCACCCCGTTCTGCTCCTGCTCGACCATCCCCGTTCTCGTGGGACTCGTGCGGGCCGGCACGCCTTTCTCCGCCTGCACGGCGTTCCTGATCTCGTCCCCCTTGCTGGACCCGATCATCCTCGGGATCGTCGGCCTGCTCTTCGGCTGGAAGATCATGATCGGCTACGGCATCGTCACCTTCATCCTCACCGTGCTCATTTCGCTCGCGTGGGAACGTCTCGGCCTTGAGCGCTACGTCAAGAAGGTGCGAGTGCAGGGCAGCTGGAACCCTGACACCCCGTGGGCGGGACTGCGCGCCGAGGCTGGGCCGGCGTGGCGCCAGACGACCTCGGCTTTCCGACCGATGATCCTGCCAATGGTCATCGGCATCAGCGTCGGAGCGGTCATCTACGGCGCCGTGCCCCAAACCTTCCTCACGACCGTGGCAGGCCCGGGTGTGGCACTGGCAGTACCGATCGCCGCCCTGATCGGCATCCCCTTGTACATCCGGATGGAATCGGCACTGCCCGTCGGTCTCGCGCTCTCCTCCGCCGGGATGGGACTGGGCCCGATCTTCGCCCTCCTCATCGGCGGAGCCGGCGCCAGCCTGCCCGAAGTCAGCATGCTCACCGGAATCTTCAAGCCACCACTGGTCGCGGCCTTCGTGGGGTCGATCCTCACGGTCGCGATCACCGGCGGCCTGATGATCCCGCTCATCGCCTGA
- a CDS encoding class I SAM-dependent methyltransferase, whose protein sequence is MDLNEITAAVRQHPDIDDALVTTAISPHSGEEELLVYAVPSGSAQRWGRLVETATACLVEGMAEQREALRTWRDFWDALDEISVLVMARTLAQLGAFRTPEQPVSVDSLMQRCAVAPDHEPLFRQWMHVLADNKILRSGPGPDEYACSDTLSATELDEQVEKRMAALVVDGVERVFTDYFVSSAAQQVDLLRGEASPLPLLFPDGDPTLAETFYARNPISVVLNGVLAETVAKAVELGPTDRPVRILEIGAGTGATSTTVLSRLPAERTRYCFTDVSQYFTDHAKQRFAEHTFVDYAVLDLNNHPGDQGFAPESFDVIIAANVIHTARRIDHALERLRPLLTPSGLLVAIERTANTPVQMVTVGFLEGFSYYEDQRKESNLPLLSPAGWVTTLQEGGFHRIATLPQGAAATTELAEHVILAERSADDPPVARRVKLHSDLAMLLPDPNASFHILPVEQIPRRPDGLVDERSLPSPWDEA, encoded by the coding sequence GTGGATCTGAATGAGATCACTGCCGCGGTGCGACAGCACCCGGACATCGATGACGCACTCGTGACCACCGCCATCAGCCCGCACAGCGGCGAGGAAGAGTTGCTCGTCTACGCCGTGCCCAGCGGTTCAGCACAGCGTTGGGGACGTCTGGTGGAGACCGCCACAGCATGCCTCGTCGAGGGTATGGCCGAACAGCGCGAGGCCCTCCGGACCTGGCGCGACTTCTGGGATGCTCTCGACGAGATCAGCGTGCTGGTCATGGCGAGGACCCTTGCCCAGTTGGGCGCGTTCCGGACTCCCGAGCAACCGGTATCCGTCGACTCCCTGATGCAGCGATGCGCCGTCGCACCGGACCACGAGCCGCTGTTCCGGCAATGGATGCACGTCCTGGCCGACAACAAGATCTTGCGCTCCGGGCCAGGGCCGGATGAGTACGCGTGTAGTGACACGCTGTCTGCGACGGAGCTCGACGAACAAGTCGAGAAACGAATGGCGGCCTTGGTCGTGGACGGTGTCGAGCGGGTCTTCACCGACTACTTCGTCAGTTCGGCAGCCCAGCAGGTCGACCTCCTCCGCGGCGAAGCAAGTCCTCTACCACTGCTGTTCCCCGATGGTGACCCGACGCTTGCTGAGACGTTCTACGCGCGGAATCCGATCTCGGTCGTGCTCAACGGGGTGCTGGCCGAGACCGTCGCGAAGGCTGTCGAACTCGGGCCGACGGATCGTCCCGTGCGAATCCTGGAGATCGGCGCCGGCACCGGAGCCACCTCGACGACCGTGCTCAGCCGACTCCCGGCCGAACGCACCCGATACTGCTTCACCGACGTCTCGCAATACTTCACCGACCACGCCAAGCAACGCTTCGCCGAACACACGTTTGTCGACTACGCCGTTCTCGACCTCAACAACCACCCCGGCGACCAGGGCTTCGCACCCGAGTCGTTCGACGTCATCATCGCCGCCAACGTGATCCACACTGCCAGGCGCATCGACCACGCGCTCGAGCGGCTGCGACCGCTGCTCACACCTTCCGGGTTGCTCGTCGCGATCGAGCGAACAGCGAACACACCAGTGCAGATGGTGACCGTGGGCTTCCTCGAAGGGTTCAGCTACTACGAGGACCAGCGCAAGGAGTCCAACCTTCCGCTCCTGTCCCCCGCGGGCTGGGTGACAACTCTGCAGGAGGGCGGGTTCCACAGGATCGCCACGCTCCCTCAGGGCGCAGCAGCGACGACCGAACTGGCCGAACACGTGATCCTGGCCGAACGATCTGCCGATGATCCTCCGGTGGCCAGGCGGGTGAAGCTGCATAGCGACTTGGCCATGCTGCTGCCCGATCCGAACGCGTCGTTCCACATCCTGCCGGTGGAGCAGATCCCACGTCGTCCTGACGGACTCGTCGACGAACGCTCGCTGCCCTCTCCATGGGACGAGGCGTGA
- a CDS encoding ATP-binding cassette domain-containing protein, translating to MNAVEVRDLTVYKDKRPLVGPVSFAVPDDAAVGLCGSSGAGKSTVLRALVGLLPGALHADGSARVLDTEVVGQRPAVLADLRARAVLVPQVPVVFPDSILANALFGIRHVVRASRSQLHQRAKTALVEVGLWDEVADRLHSPAVELSVGQRQRLALARALALDPRVILLDEPTSALDEASVAEVEKTLQRLVGQRALLVVSHDMGQLSRLCAETVSLGMREVPGATALETASATDRGVS from the coding sequence ATGAATGCTGTGGAAGTACGCGACCTCACCGTGTACAAGGACAAACGTCCGCTGGTCGGGCCGGTCTCGTTCGCCGTGCCCGACGACGCCGCGGTGGGTCTGTGCGGCTCGTCCGGGGCGGGGAAGTCGACGGTGCTGAGGGCTCTCGTCGGCTTGCTGCCCGGCGCACTGCACGCGGACGGCAGCGCTCGTGTTCTCGACACCGAGGTCGTCGGCCAGCGACCTGCGGTACTCGCGGACCTTCGGGCGCGCGCGGTACTCGTGCCGCAGGTGCCCGTTGTGTTCCCTGACAGCATCCTGGCGAACGCGCTGTTCGGCATCAGGCACGTGGTCCGAGCTTCGCGCAGCCAGCTGCATCAGCGTGCCAAGACCGCGCTGGTCGAGGTCGGTCTGTGGGACGAAGTGGCGGACCGGCTGCATTCGCCGGCCGTCGAGCTCTCGGTCGGACAGCGCCAGCGACTGGCGTTGGCGCGAGCGTTGGCCTTGGATCCTCGGGTCATCCTGCTGGACGAGCCGACGAGCGCCCTCGACGAAGCCTCGGTCGCCGAGGTCGAGAAGACTCTGCAGCGCCTGGTCGGACAGCGGGCGCTGCTGGTGGTCTCGCACGACATGGGCCAGTTGAGCCGCCTGTGCGCGGAGACCGTGTCGCTGGGAATGCGGGAAGTCCCGGGCGCGACGGCGTTGGAAACCGCATCAGCAACTGATCGAGGAGTGTCGTGA
- a CDS encoding acyl-CoA dehydrogenase family protein produces the protein MFDRLVQQVRDFTAAELLDQQPLFDSFTTAPLPQYQKFRETGLMNWWLPEDLGGRGCSLEESVDIVSELAYGDAGTAFTLFISVLGTSMVSLYGSDDLRKRYLAPMAAEGGFCATLGSEQAAGSELGKITTSAVRSGGDIVLNGAKYFSTNTDFADFLVILARADDELSEHIAVVVPRDTTGVHVTKRWEMNGLRSSATYEVGLRDCRVPADNVLAGPGLRLLEVGLNASRILIATTALGVARRIRDICMDYAETKPLGESQLVDNAVFAGKIGQMEMLIDVMRNQCLAAAREYDAVMAGPGAAAEFLRRGTLKSALASKMFCGQQGWAIASTGSEMFGGLGYTHEHVIGKLLRDIRFVSIVEGGDDVLRDLMFDRYVIPVSKRT, from the coding sequence ATGTTCGACCGACTCGTCCAGCAGGTGCGCGACTTCACCGCGGCCGAGCTGCTCGACCAGCAACCGCTGTTCGATTCCTTCACGACCGCTCCGCTCCCGCAATACCAGAAGTTCCGCGAAACCGGGCTCATGAACTGGTGGCTGCCGGAGGACCTCGGCGGACGCGGGTGCTCGCTCGAGGAGAGCGTCGACATCGTCTCCGAACTCGCCTACGGCGACGCCGGCACCGCATTCACGTTGTTCATCTCGGTGCTCGGCACGAGCATGGTGTCGCTGTACGGCAGCGACGACCTGCGCAAGCGATACCTGGCGCCAATGGCCGCGGAAGGGGGATTCTGCGCAACCCTCGGCAGTGAGCAGGCCGCCGGCAGCGAGCTCGGCAAGATCACGACCTCAGCTGTGCGCTCCGGAGGCGACATCGTCCTCAACGGTGCCAAGTACTTCTCGACGAACACCGACTTCGCCGACTTCCTCGTGATCCTGGCGAGAGCCGACGACGAACTCTCCGAGCACATCGCCGTCGTGGTACCCCGGGACACCACTGGCGTCCACGTCACGAAGCGATGGGAGATGAACGGTCTTCGCTCCTCGGCGACGTACGAGGTGGGCCTCCGCGACTGCCGGGTCCCTGCCGACAATGTCCTGGCCGGGCCGGGACTGCGTCTGCTGGAAGTCGGACTCAACGCCAGCCGGATCCTCATCGCCACCACAGCCCTCGGTGTGGCGCGAAGAATCCGCGACATCTGCATGGACTACGCAGAGACCAAACCGCTGGGTGAGTCGCAGCTCGTCGACAACGCCGTGTTCGCCGGAAAGATCGGTCAGATGGAGATGCTGATCGATGTGATGCGCAACCAGTGCCTGGCAGCAGCCCGCGAGTACGATGCGGTGATGGCAGGACCTGGAGCAGCCGCGGAGTTCCTGCGGCGCGGGACACTGAAGTCCGCACTGGCATCGAAGATGTTCTGCGGCCAGCAGGGCTGGGCGATCGCGAGCACAGGCTCGGAGATGTTCGGCGGCCTGGGCTACACCCACGAGCACGTCATCGGGAAGCTGCTGCGCGACATCAGGTTCGTGTCGATCGTCGAGGGCGGCGACGACGTCCTGCGCGACCTGATGTTCGACCGCTACGTGATCCCGGTGTCGAAGCGAACCTGA
- a CDS encoding MFS transporter, whose protein sequence is MSEANANASSPTTDPDTADRWPARLWVLLTVLCLAFFLDGLDITLIGVSLPSIGNELGMTTAELQWIVNGYLLGSGGFLLLGGRSADLLGRRKVFLISVAVFGLASLFGGLVNDGLLLILSRLVKGIAAGFTVPTTLSIVTTTFPEGKARNRAVAVYGAIGASGFSSGLIVGGLITSISWRWIFLFPVPLTLAVLIVGMLVIPKDRPAAKGRYDILGAVTLTASLLLLVYTVVTAPDTGWFSARTLVLLGVAVLLLAGFVLVEKRVRDPLVRLGIFRSGALVRANLSFVALLGSYFSFQFVITLYLQDTLKWTPLQLALALLPVGLIVAFGAPIAGRWIGRVGTPPLIVLGLLSEAVGFLLLLRLDTHPSYLTAIFPTTLLVGIGFALTFPSANVQAVAGVDAQEQGLAAGILNSSAQIGGAVVLAVTTAIISAGRAPNTPGAQVSPEEMLGFFRPGLIFCAAVATVGVVVILGQMLGSRNSARRATPAAATASRDAE, encoded by the coding sequence ATGTCAGAAGCCAATGCAAACGCGTCGTCTCCCACTACCGATCCGGACACGGCGGACCGCTGGCCCGCCCGCCTGTGGGTGCTGCTCACCGTCCTGTGCCTCGCCTTCTTCCTGGACGGCCTGGACATCACCCTGATCGGCGTGAGCCTGCCTTCCATCGGCAACGAGCTCGGCATGACCACTGCGGAACTGCAGTGGATCGTCAACGGCTATCTGCTCGGCTCCGGTGGTTTCCTCCTCCTGGGCGGCCGGAGCGCCGACCTGCTTGGGCGCCGCAAGGTCTTCCTGATCTCGGTTGCGGTCTTCGGCCTCGCCTCCCTCTTCGGCGGGCTCGTCAACGATGGCCTCCTGCTCATCCTCTCCCGCCTCGTCAAGGGCATCGCAGCAGGTTTCACCGTGCCGACGACATTGTCCATCGTGACCACCACCTTCCCCGAAGGGAAGGCGCGAAACCGTGCAGTCGCGGTCTACGGAGCGATCGGCGCGAGTGGGTTCTCCTCGGGTCTGATCGTGGGCGGCTTGATCACATCGATCAGCTGGCGATGGATCTTCCTGTTCCCGGTGCCTTTGACGTTGGCCGTGCTCATCGTCGGAATGCTCGTCATCCCCAAGGACCGCCCGGCGGCCAAGGGTCGGTACGACATCCTCGGCGCCGTCACCCTGACCGCCTCACTGCTGCTGCTCGTCTACACAGTTGTCACGGCTCCCGACACCGGCTGGTTCAGCGCGCGGACCCTCGTCCTCCTAGGAGTGGCGGTCCTGCTGCTCGCCGGGTTCGTTCTCGTGGAGAAGCGCGTTCGCGATCCGCTGGTGCGGCTGGGGATCTTCCGCAGCGGCGCGCTGGTCCGCGCGAACCTGTCCTTCGTCGCGCTTCTGGGTTCCTACTTCAGCTTCCAGTTCGTCATCACCCTGTACCTGCAGGACACCCTGAAGTGGACTCCACTCCAGCTCGCGCTCGCGCTGCTGCCGGTCGGCCTGATCGTGGCGTTCGGTGCTCCGATCGCGGGGAGGTGGATCGGCCGGGTCGGTACGCCCCCGCTGATCGTCCTGGGCCTGCTCTCCGAAGCAGTGGGATTCCTACTGCTGCTCAGGCTGGACACCCACCCGTCCTACCTGACCGCGATCTTCCCCACCACGCTCCTGGTGGGCATCGGCTTCGCACTGACATTCCCGTCGGCCAACGTGCAGGCGGTCGCCGGCGTCGACGCCCAGGAGCAAGGCCTCGCAGCCGGGATCCTGAACTCCTCGGCACAGATCGGTGGCGCTGTGGTGCTCGCGGTGACCACCGCGATCATTTCAGCAGGCCGCGCTCCGAACACGCCTGGCGCACAGGTCTCCCCCGAGGAGATGCTCGGCTTCTTCCGTCCGGGCCTCATCTTCTGCGCCGCCGTAGCCACGGTGGGGGTCGTTGTGATCCTCGGCCAGATGTTGGGAAGCCGGAACAGCGCGCGCCGCGCCACACCCGCAGCGGCCACGGCATCGCGCGATGCCGAGTAA
- the phnC gene encoding phosphonate ABC transporter ATP-binding protein gives METDQQPVVRLRNVTKQFTPAVTALSGVTLEVAPAEIVVLLGLSGSGKSTLLRHVNGLHQPTSGTVSVLGTDVGAADERTLRGVRRRIGFIFQQFQLVGRLSVLENVCSGALGRLAGPRLGLFSYSKELRREALEHIDRVGLAGQVFQRTDTLSGGQQQRVAVARALMQRPQILLADEPVASLDPESAQTVMRLIRNIAIEDGLTVLCSLHQVDLALSWADRIIGLRDGQIVMEGTADELDTDAAMKVYDRVGPRPVAHTPRSRA, from the coding sequence ATGGAAACCGATCAGCAGCCGGTGGTGCGGCTCAGGAACGTGACCAAGCAGTTCACGCCTGCGGTGACCGCACTGAGCGGAGTCACCCTGGAAGTCGCACCCGCGGAGATCGTCGTGCTCTTGGGACTCTCCGGCTCCGGGAAGTCCACGCTGCTCCGGCACGTCAACGGTCTGCACCAGCCGACGTCGGGCACCGTGTCGGTGCTCGGAACGGATGTGGGGGCGGCGGACGAACGCACGCTGCGAGGGGTGCGCCGGCGCATCGGGTTCATCTTCCAGCAGTTCCAGCTGGTCGGGCGGCTCAGCGTGCTCGAAAACGTCTGCAGCGGAGCACTTGGCCGGCTGGCCGGGCCCCGTCTCGGTTTGTTCAGCTATTCCAAGGAGCTGCGCAGGGAAGCGCTCGAGCACATCGACCGCGTTGGTCTCGCCGGGCAGGTTTTCCAGCGGACGGACACGCTCTCCGGCGGTCAGCAGCAGCGTGTCGCCGTGGCTCGGGCCCTCATGCAACGGCCCCAGATCTTGCTCGCCGACGAGCCGGTGGCCTCGTTGGACCCCGAGTCCGCCCAGACCGTGATGCGCTTGATCCGGAACATCGCGATCGAGGACGGCCTGACGGTGCTCTGCAGCCTGCACCAGGTCGACCTGGCGCTGTCCTGGGCTGATCGCATCATCGGCCTCCGAGACGGGCAGATCGTCATGGAAGGGACAGCTGACGAGCTCGACACCGACGCGGCGATGAAGGTGTACGACCGCGTCGGGCCCCGGCCGGTGGCGCACACCCCGCGAAGCCGCGCATGA